ACTggctccttttttattttatttttctaagttttgctTTTAACTCGTGCAGAAAGCACTTGCTGGTCTGAGGCGAATTAATCTGGAAGGTCTAAGATGGAGAGTTTTCGATGCTAAAGGCCAGGTATCTTTATCCTTTTCCGAGTTCTTTCAAAGATAATTAATCCTTTTGGTGTTGCAAAGAGGACTTAAATTTGTGAAACTTGTTTTCTGGAAGCCAGAGATGTGGGGGCTCGGAACCCTCCATCCCCGTACCTCTCTTTGAGAAGTGATAATGATTAAAACACGGGTGATTTTATGGTTTTACTCATTGTGGTTTCTCAATGCAAACCCATTTAATAGTATGTTGAACCATTTATTTTAACATGTTTATCCTGCCTGAGGTTGAAAGCAACTAGAATGAAGTTGCGTACTTCATTTTGACAGGTTCTCGGAAGATTAGCATCTCAAATTTCTACTGTTATCCAAGGAAAGGACAAGCCTACTTACGCTCCTAATCGTGATGATGGGGATATGTGCATTGTGATCAATGCCAAGGATGTATGTGTTACAGGGAGAAAACTTACAGACAAGGTTTATTACTGGCATACAGGGCAAGTATTACTGTTTTCTGCTGTTTCTTTTAAAGAATTGAAGTTGATTGCGTAGTGTGACTACATGGAAATTAATGATGTTTTTGAGTTTAAGATGGTATTATGAACTACAAATATCAAAACATACTTACTTTTTGAGTTTCTGTAAATACAACAGGAAAATTTGACATTCTTAATGTAGTTCTCTGAGATCCTCCTCCTTTATTAGCCTCTAAATATATGGTTCTTGAGATTGGATGCATCAGTTAGTGATGTTCTACTACATTTCCTTCTATTTATGAATCGTATTTATCCTTCAGCTATGTCGGCCACCTCAAAGAAAGAAGTTTAAAGGACCAGATGGCAAAGGATCCTACAGAAGTCATACGTAAAGCTGTTCTGCGTATGCTTCCTAGAAACAAACTGCGTGATGTAAGTACTTAGACCTGATTAAACTATGACCTGTCCTTTTCTGTAAACATCATGTTCTGTTATTTGCTTTGTGATATTCAAATTCTCGTTTACTTCTGTTAGCCCGcctttttttagtattatttttttgtggCTCGGTATAGTTCAGAtttctgttttcttatagatTATTGCATCTTATGAATGCAGGATAGAGATCGAAAATTGAGGATATTTGCTGATAGTGAACACCCCTTTGGTGATAGGCCCCTTGAACCATACATGATGCCTCCCCGAAAAGTGCGAGAAATGAGGCCTCGTGTAAGAAGAGCTTTGATTCGAGCTCAAAAGAAGGCAGAGGAGCAAGAACAAGGTGGTAGCCAAAGAAAAGGCAGAAAGAGGGAAGCCAAAACAGAAGTGGCAGCATGAAAAGTGATTTGTGTCCAGTATGGAAGAACCGCAAGTGTGGGTGTAGATCACTTTCATTAGAATAATAGTGTCTTTCTCACAGTTTAGCAAAGTTTCTTTATAGCTCAAACATAGCATTTACTGTTCTGCTTTTTGAGGTACTAATAGTTAGGTGCAGCACAAGACGTGGCTTTTGCCTGCATTTGTTGGCTGCAGCCCTCTGGTTCCCGAAAGTCTGAACTcctttaaacataaattaaactatttcttTGTTTAGTACTATTCGCCTAGCCTATAATTTGAAGACAATATCACACTTCAGTTTctatttgatttgaaatccacTCCAATGGCATCGTGTGATGTAGGAACTTCTTGTTTTCATAGTTTTTTGGTTGAAAAATTCCATGGTCCTTGAGCTATCAATTATACCCTAGGTCTTTTTTTAGGTTTAAGACCCCCTATATCCGGTAGCCACATTAAGTCCTGACGATTCAGAAGTTGAGCTCCAAACGGGAGGAACTCCGGTGCCTACTTTCTTCATTCTCACAACTTGAGAACGAGACCTTGTTTAATGGGTATTGAGCTCTTAACCGCTCACCCAACAGGCGTCAGGTATTTTAGGCGTCTTTGTTGCTTGGAAAAATCAACCATGGCGTCATGAactgaaaatttttgaaaatgcacCCTCGGATTTAACTGATGTATAACCCAAGGTCCCTGCAAAGTGATTACAGAAACTGAAATGAAGTTGCAAGCTTCCGTCTTCCAGATCTTTTAATGCTTATAACTTGGTTATTATGATGGAATGATTTCATAATAAACAAAGATGTTGAGGTACACAAATGTGTAGTAATTCGAATTTTTTGATTCTCGGATGCCAAAGTATTACATGGAACAACTAGAATTGGAACTCGTGAATGATATTTGAGACATTGATAATGTAACTTCAGAGAGGTTAAATAACGTTAACATGTACATATTATTGTACCCCTCTAGCAATCAAAGCTAGatcattttctccttttttcaCCTTATGGATAAACTTGGAAAACTCAAAAGCtcaaatataaatattgtaaCTAAATATGAAAAACAACGTATTGATAACCAATCTATATTGGTTTTGGAAAAACGAAAtgcaaaaatagttttaaaaagtttgttgtaaaataaaatatgataaattaaaggtaaaaaggtaattttatccGAAGGCactttttcaaaaaattgaaagCTATTTAGCTTGGGTTAAACTCTTGGCTTAAAAAGttgttttttaatttgaaa
The genomic region above belongs to Gossypium hirsutum isolate 1008001.06 chromosome D05, Gossypium_hirsutum_v2.1, whole genome shotgun sequence and contains:
- the LOC107914081 gene encoding 50S ribosomal protein L13, with translation MAAQAAATTFNGNLKKALAGLRRINLEGLRWRVFDAKGQVLGRLASQISTVIQGKDKPTYAPNRDDGDMCIVINAKDVCVTGRKLTDKVYYWHTGYVGHLKERSLKDQMAKDPTEVIRKAVLRMLPRNKLRDDRDRKLRIFADSEHPFGDRPLEPYMMPPRKVREMRPRVRRALIRAQKKAEEQEQGGSQRKGRKREAKTEVAA